In Phaeodactylum tricornutum CCAP 1055/1 chromosome 21, whole genome shotgun sequence, the following proteins share a genomic window:
- a CDS encoding predicted protein encodes MNILRLVGFLALGYVASLATAVDPTDEVEATPEDEFLTSTTSAPFTPLLLTHRIPVLLVQRQLQRIFDILTPEDVCRNGEFNFGPCDVSRFPVCNSEQLICYNRRPRRDLFWPDNRQPHFYIDYTNVYCYPANWGGCSSCSPGRYCRSEERCILDDSNYPCANWI; translated from the exons ATGAATATCCTACGTTTGGTTGGGTTTTTGGCTTTGGGATACGTGGCATCCTTGGCGACCGCGGTCGATCCGACCGACGAAGTGGAGGCGACCCCCGAAGACGAG TTTTTAACATCGACGACTTCCGCACCGTTTACGCCCCTCCTTCTCACACACCGTATCCCCGTTCTACTCGTACAGCGCCAACTCCAACGCATCTTTGATATTCTTACACCGGAGGACGTTTGTCGAAACGGCGAATTCAATTTTGGCCCGTGTGACGTGTCGCGGTTTCCCGTCTGCAACAGTGAACAGCTCATTTGTTACAACCGACGACCCCGTCGGGACTTGTTTTGGCCCGACAACCGTCAGCCGCATTTTTACATTGATTACACCAACGTGTACTGCTATCCGGCCAACTGGGGAGGTTGCTCTTCGTGCTCACCTGGACGATACTGCCGTAGTGAAGAACGTTGTATTCTCGACGACTCCAATTATCCCTGTGCGAACTGGATTTAA
- a CDS encoding predicted protein, with amino-acid sequence MDAERFQQFPVVSHAFWRLPSTRVAPAGYTDMPSMSEGEQPTGLDGVTKRRCGRLNKKPLDEDNDQSTATTTGNESRPGLQPREAKVDQDACLVQEVVEIQPDPIADKKSSVKGGLYFANIETNPTLSKITGEPRSGIGAHLTPTKKRRKNKNGIGYN; translated from the exons ATGGATGCGGAACGGTTTCAACAGTTCCCCGTCGTTTCGCACGCTTTCTGGCGACTTCCATCCACAAGGGTGGCCCCTGCAGGATACACGGACA TGCCAAGCATGTCGGAAGGAGAGCAACCCACCGGACTCGACGGTGTCACGAAACGACGCTGCGGTAGACTCAACAAAAAACcactcgacgaagacaatgATCAGTCGACCGCAACAACTACTGGTAACGAAAGCAGACCTGGTTTGCAACCAAGAGAAGCAAAAGTTGATCAGGACGCCTGCTTGGTGCAGGAGGTGGTCGAAATCCAACCTGACCCAATTGCAGACAAGAAGTCTTCTGTCAAAGGAGGACTTTACTTTGCGAATATTGAAACGAACCCAACGCTTTCCAAAATAACCGGAGAACCCCGAAGCGGCATCGGTGCACATCTAACACCCAccaagaagaggaggaagaacaagaatGGAATT GGTTACAACTAG
- a CDS encoding predicted protein, with the protein MGGGSSKPKAKAAPPAISDVDRAILDLKNARDRLQRYRTKLEADDAKLLTQAKKAKDTGKRERALGLLRLRKYKTQQAKTCEDQLFNVLQMVDTIDSKQNETQMLSALAAGKDTLKKMHEETTVDDVLDLMEEIKDGIAVEQEITEILQGVPELSAADEDAVEAELEALQREMEGGTQSDTTKIPEMPVVPTSKLPDVQEPVHEAAKAKLARVAVPG; encoded by the coding sequence ATGGGTGGAGGGTCAAGTAAGCCGAAAGCAAAAGCTGCGCCGCCAGCAATTTCCGACGTTGATCGTGCCATCTTGGACCTGAAGAATGCCCGTGATCGTCTACAGCGCTACCGGACCAAGCTGGAAGCGGACGACGCCAAGCTTTTGACACAGGcgaaaaaagccaaagaTACTGGCAAAAGAGAGAGGGCTTTGGGATTGCTGAGATTACGCAAGTACAAGACACAACAAGCTAAAACATGCGAAGACCAGCTTTTCAATGTGCTCCAGATGGTAGACACGATAGATTCGAAGCAGAACGAGACACAAATGTTGTCCGCATTGGCTGCTGGAAAAGATACTCTGAAAAAGATGCACGAGGAGACAACAGTAGATGATGTTTTGGACTTGATGGAGGAAATAAAGGATGGAATTGCTGTTGAGCAAGAAATTACGGAGATTCTACAGGGAGTTCCGGAATTGTCAGCCGCGGACGAAGATGCCGTGGAGGCCGAACTGGAAGCCCTGCAACGTGAAATGGAAGGCGGTACACAAAGCGATACTACGAAAATTCCGGAAATGCCAGTTGTCCCGACATCGAAACTGCCCGATGTTCAAGAACCGGTGCACGAAGCTGCCAAGGCCAAGCTTGCAAGGGTTGCAGTTCCGGGATAG